The genomic segment GGAGCTGATGCTCCAGCGGCACCGCATGATCGATGCGCTGGTCGAGGAGCTCGCACCGGCGCAGCTCGTGGAGCTCGCCGCGGGCCTCAGTCCGCGCGCCACCGCGCTGGCGGCGCGTCGAGGCATTCCGTGTCTGGAAGCCGACCTGCCCGACATGGTGGCGCTGAAGCGCGAGCTCCTCGGTGAGAGGCGTCCCGCGGGGCACCAGCTCGCGGCGCTCGACCTCTTGGCGAGCCGGGACTACGCCGCGGACCTCGGGACGGCGCTCGTGGCGCGCGCTCCCACGGTGGTCGTCACCGAGGGCCTCATCACCTACTTCTCGCTGGCGCAGCAGGAGGGCATCTTCGCCCGGGTGGCGGCGCTCCTCCGGCACTGTGGGGGAGGAACCTACCTGGCCGAGGCCTACCATCGAGAGCTCGAAGCGGGCCTCGGGGTGGCGGCGCGCGTGGTGCGCTGGGGGGTGCACACGCTCTCGCGTACCCCCGAGGCGACCCAGATCCCCAATTCAGCCACAGGGGTGGCCATGCTGCGGCGCGCGGGCTTCGACCGCGTGGCCCTGCATCGGCCTGCCGATTGGACCGCGCGGCTCGGGCTCCCCCCGCCGAGCGTGGAGGCGGGCCTCGTGGTCTACGCCGCCTCGGTGAGCTGAGGCACCGACCGGGGGAGCGCGTGGCAGCGCTCCGACCGCGGCGTGACTCAAGCGGGCCTCCACCCGGTCGATGATCCGAATGGGAGCCGGAGCATCATGTCGCAGCTCATCGAAAGCGGAGCCGCCGGGCCGGCGGAGGACGGAAGGGGGGCGGGGATGGGGCTCGCGCGCCGCCTGGGACGCTTCGCCGATGGGTTTGCGCCGCAGCGGGCCACGCCGACGCACGAGCTCGTGGTGCGCGTGCGCGTCATCGTGTTCTCCTGTTTCGGCATGGCGGCCGCGTCGCTCGCGCTGCTGCCGAAAGCGCTGCACATGCCCGAGCCCCATCACGCGACGGCATGGACCCTGGGCCTCGCGGGCCTCTTCGTGGGCGGGCTTCCCGTCCTCATGCGCTACCTCGGTTCCGCCCGGCTGGCGGCCACGCTGATGCTCGCCGCGCAGGTCGTGGCCATCGGCGCCATGACCTACCTCAACGGCGGGCTGGTCTCCGCGGCGCTGGCCTGGGCCTTGCCGGCCCCGCTCATGGCGGCTTTTCTCCTCGGCACGCGGGCCGGTGCGGTGGCCGCGACGGTGATGCTCGCCATGGTGAGCGCCTTCTTCGCGCTGCATCGCGTGGGCGTGACGTTTCCGCAGCCGAACTCCGTCTCGGAGCTCCAGTGGTGGCACTTCGCGGGCTTCTCGTCGGCGACGGCGTTCGTGCTGGCGGTGAGTCTCCTCTTTCTGCACGAGCGGCGGCGGGCGGAGGCGAAGCTCGAGGGCGAGGCGCGCTTCGCGGCCGAGAGCCCGAGTCCCGTGCTTCGCGTGGATCGCGAGGGCCTGATTCTCTACGCGAACCCCGCCGCCATTGAGCTTCTCCGGTGCTGGTCCCGGGGGGTCGGCGACCGCCTGCCCGAGGCGATGCTCAAGGAGGTCCGGCGCACCTGGGAGATGAGCCGCGTGCGCGTGGTGGAGTGCGCGTGCGACGGGCAGACCTACGAGGTGGCGATCCGCATTCTCGCCACCGAGGGCTACGCGAACCTCTACGGCACGAACGTGACCGTGCGCAAGGCCATGCAGGATCGCCTGGCCCTGTCGGACCGGCTGGCCTCGCTCGGGACGCTCGCCGCCGGCGTGGCGCACGAGGTGAACAACCCGCTGACCTACGTCGAGACCAACCTGTCCTTCGTGCGCGAGATGCTGGCCGGCGCCGCCCCGGAGCTGCCGATCGGAGACGCGACCGCGGCAGAGCTCGTGCAGGCGCTCGCCGAGGCGGGTCAGGGGGCCGAGCGCGTGCACCGCATCGCCCAGGACATGAAGCTCATGGCCCGCACCGACGACGTGGTTGAGGGGCAGGCCGACCTGCCCGCGCTCCTCGACAGCGCGTTGAACGTGGCCGGAAACGAGGTCAAGCACCGGGCGCGGGTCGTGAAGCGCTACGGCGAGACGCCGCCCGTGAAGGGGAGCCCGGCGCGGCTCGGCCAGGTGATGCTGCACCTCGTGCTCAACGCGGCGCAGGCCATCGAGGAGGGCGCCCCCGAGGACAACGAGATCACCCTCACGACGCGGGTGAGCGAGACCGGCCGCGTGGTGGTGGAGATCCAGGATACCGGGCGTGGGGTGCCCCCGGACGTGCTGAACCGCGTGTTCGACCCCTTCTTCACCACCAAGCCGCAGGGGCAGGGCCTCGGCCTCGGGCTCTCGGTCTGTCACGGCATCGTGACCCAGCTCGGGGGCGAGCTCTGGCTGGAGAGCGGTTCTGATCAGGGCACCCGGGCGGTGGTCATGCTCCCGGCGGCGTCGCCCGAGCCCGCCGAGCCCGCGACCGCCAGCGGGTCGCAAGCCGCCGCGTAGCTAGCTTCACCCACGTCAAACCCTGGAGTTTCCGCGCGTCGTCGGGCACACTCGGTCCCGTCGTCCAGTTACGTGGAAGTCGGAGCGGCACACGCGGTCGAGGGAGGAGATCTGTGAGCAAGACGGTTGCGCTTTACGAGTACGCGGAAAACGGCAGCATCGTGCGACAGCGTCAGCGGGGCGCGGGGGAGCGGCAGCCCTACGGCGCGCCGGCCTTCGCCGAGCAGAATCGCGTCACGCTGGACCTCACCTACCTGCTCGAGGCGCCGGGAGATCCGCACCCCGTCACGCGGGCGGAGCTCGACGCGATGGTGCCCGAGGTGCTGGCGGTGCACCGCGCCCTCACGGAGGGGCGCGGGAACTTCCGCGATGGTGACGTGCCGATGCTCGGGTGGCTCCATCTGCCGGAGCGGCTCAGCGCCGAGCACCTGGAGCACATCCAGAGCGTGGCGGCGGACCTCTCGTCGCGTATCGACGCCTACGTGTCGCTCGGCATCGGCGGGTCGTACCTCGGGGTCGAGGCCACCGTGCAGGCGCTCAGCCACACGCACTTCAACCGACTGAGCCGCGAGGAGCGGGGCAACGCGCCCGAGATTCACTTCCTCGGCCAGAACATGGACCCCGACCACTTCCGCGACACGCTGGATCTTCTTCGCGGCAAGCGCGTGGGCATCAACGTGATCTCCAAGTCGGGGACCACTACGGAGACCGCGCTGGCCTTCCGCGTCCTGCGGCGGCTGCTCGAGAACATCCACGGAGATCAGGCGCGGGACTTCATTCTCGTCACCACCGACGCGAAGAAGGGGGCCCTGCGCCTGCTGGCCGAGCAGAAGAAGTACGCGACCTTCGAGGTGCCCGACGACATCGGCGGTCGCTTCTCGATCCTGAGCGACGTGGGGCTGGTGGGCATCGCGCTCGCGGGCATCGACATCGGCGAGTTCGTGGCCGGCTTCGCCGTGATGAAGCAGCGTACCGACGTGGACGACTTCTGGGCCAACCCGGCGCTGGTTCACGCGGCCGCGCGCACCCTCTGCCACCGCAAGGGCAAGAAGGTGGAGGTGGTGGCGACGAACTCCACCGCGCTCTACCACGTGGCGCGCTTCATGGAGCAGCTCTTCCCCGAGAGCGAGGGGCACGACGGGCACGGGATGTGGGTCTCGCCGGCGCTCTACTCCGAGAAGCTGCACGCCAACGGTCAGATGGTGCAGCAGGGGGAGCGCAACATCCTCGAGACCTTCCTGCGCCTCGAGGAGCACAACTCGAGCGTGTCGATCCCGGTCGACCCGCAGGACCTCGACGGCTTCAACTTCCTGCCGGCGGCGGGGCACGACCTGGCGTACATCAACCAGCTCGTGGTCGACGGGCCGGCCTACGCGCACTACCTGGGCGGCACGCCGAACATGACGCTGAACGTTCCCCGGCGGAACGCCTACTGCCTGGGGCAGCTCTACTTCCTGCTCGAGCGCTCCGTCGCGGTGAGCGGCGCGCTGCTCGGCCACAACCCGTTCGTGCAGCCGGGGGTGGTGGCCTACAAGAACGCCATCTTCGCGCTGGCCGGCAAGCCGGGCCACGAGATGGAGGGGCAGGCCATTCGCGACGCGCTGGCCGCGAAGCCGCGCCTCGTCGTCGGGTAGCCGGCCCCTCGGGGCCGGGCGCGACGTTAGATCAGCTCCCGCCGAAGAGCAGGGCCGCCCCTGCGGGGTCGAACTCCGCCCGGGGGAGCATTTCGCCGTTCTGGAGCACGCTGCGGAAGACCTCCTCGCAGACGGCCTTGGTCGTGAGAGGCTGCCCGTCCTTGGCCACGATGCAGTTCGCGTAGCAGTCGCTGAAGGCGAGCCGCGTGAAGCGGCCCAGCACCACGGCGCCGTCGGTGAGGTCGAGCAGCAGGTAGCCCGTGGCCTGGATCGCGCTCCGATAGGCGCAGCTACCGAAGTCCAGGTTCGAGGCGTACGCCCCCTCGAAGAGCGCGAGCGCGCGCTTGCCGTCGGGGGAGAGCTCGAGGTCCTCCACGGTCAGGCTCTTCGGCACGGAGACCCAGTTGAGCAGTCCGTCGGGCGAGGTCGGGGTGGAGAGGCCGATGGTGATGCCGGGCGGAACGAAGGTCTTGCGCAGCGCGCGGAGCTCGTTCGCGCCGGGGAAGCCCGGGTGCGACAGGTCCACCACGACGGCTTGCCCGCGCAGCACCCGGTCGGCCTCGTCGGGGGCGCGGCCCATCGCCACCAGGCTGCTGTCGGTGATCGCCAGGTCGTACGGGGAGGGGACGGGGAGGACGGGCTCGAGCGCGCGGTCGCCGGTCACGCGCGAGATGGCTCCCTTGCACGGGCTCGCCACGAGGAGCGCGCCGTCGCGCGGATCCACGGCCACGTCGGCCAGGGCCTCGTCGAAGGAGAGCGCGGGAGGGATGGCGCCGTAGGGGCGCTCCGCGAGCTGGACGCGGACGAGGCGACTCGAGGCGGGGCTGGCGCAGCCCTTCCTCGGGTCGGTGCCGTCGAGGAGCACGTGGAGGGACCGGCCGTCGGGGGCGAAGGCCAGGCGCCGCGGAAGTCCCTCGCCCACGCCGACGGGGACGACCTCCACGGGGCTCTGACTCAGATCGACGAGGCTCAGGCTGCCGGCGGTGCCGTTCTGGTGGGCGACGGCCACGAAGCGACTGTCGGGGCTCACCGCTGCGGCGAGGCCCGGCAGGGGGAGCGTCGCCGCGGCCGGACCCGGGCTATGCGTCCCCGTCGGGATGAGGTGCAGCGTCCTGCCGGCCACGGCGGCGAGGAGTTTGCCGTTCGCCGTGCCGGCGATGCGCCCGACGCCGGGGAGAGGGAGCGTGCTGAGTTCGGTCGCGCCGCGCGCGAGCGCCGCGGTGTCCACCGCGCGGAGCTGGTCGCCGCCCGCCACGTAGGCCACGGGCTTGCGGAAGGCCAGCTTGTAGCTCGACTCGCCGGAGGCGGTGACGAGGACGTCGCGCTGCAGCCCGAGGCCGATCATCTGCCCGGTGGCGGCCTCGGCGGCGAGTCGTAGCTCGAAGGGCTCTCCGACGGGGACGTTGCCGACGGGGACCTCGGGGCCGGTGGCCAGCGCGGCGGTCTGGGTCGTGGTTCGGCCTCCGTGGGTCACGCGCAGCGCGAACCGGGAGAGGCGCGGGTCGAGCATGGGATTCAAGCTGGGCGTGCTCGAGAGCTCGAGCGAGATGAGCAGACGTCCCTCGCCGGCGCAGGCCGCGAGCGTCGGGAGGGCGAGGAGCAGGTGCCGGAAGGTTCGCACCATGGGTAGATCCTTGACCGCAACATAGCACGCGCGGAGGCGGTATAATCCTGGGCGCCCGTCCTCGCAGCGACGGGCTTTTCGAGGTTCTTCCGCTTGATGCGCGTCGCCTGGCCACTCTTTGTCCTCGCGCTTCTCCCCGGCCTCGCCGCCTGTCCCGGCGAGGGGGGCCAGCAGGAGACGGGCACGCAGTGCTTCGACGGCAAGGACAACGACGGCGACCAGAAGATCGACTGCGACGACGCGGACTGCGCGGCGCTCGCCTTCTGCAGTACCGGGCGCGACGGCGGGCCGAGCTGGCAGGATGGCGGACGGCAGGACCTCGGAGGAGCGGACAGCCGCGGCGACCGCGGGACCCGGCTCGACGGACGCGCACCCGACGTGGGGAAGCCCGACGGAGCTCTGCGGGACCAGGGCAGCACCTCGAGCTACGGGCAGCGCTGCACCTTCACCGGCAAGGTGGCGCCGTGCCCCGACGGCAAGACGCAGTGCATCCCCGCGCCCAAGGGGGGCGCGTACTGCAGCTATCCCTGCTCCGGCATCGGGGCGGTGTGCACCCAGCCGGGTCCGGCCGGCAGCTTCTCCGTCTGCATGCTCGAGATCTCGGGCAAGCCGTACTGCGCCTTCTACTGCCGGCTCCCCGACCGCACGCCGACGTGCCCCGACGACCTGCGGTGCTACACCGTGAGCTCGCTCGAGGCGCAGTGCTGGCCGTAAATGGACTGAGCGCATGAACGAGCAGCAGCCCGAGTCTGTCGCGAGCGCGGCGCCGTCGGCCACGGCGTGGCGGTCGCGGAACGTGGTCACCCTCGGCACGGCGAGCCTCTGCACCGACGTCGCCTCCGAGATGGTGATGCCGCTCCTGCCGACCTTCCTGCAGCGCGAGCTCGGCGGGGGACCCGCGGTGCTCGGGCGCATCGAGGGGACAGCGGACGCGGTGTCGAGCGTGCTCAAGCTCTTTGCCGGGCGCTGGGCGGACCGCCTCGGGCGCAACGTTCCGCTGATCGTGGCGGGGTATCTCATCGCGTCGGCGGCGCGGCCGCTGGTGGCGCTGGCGCGCGTGCCGTGGCACGTGCTGGCGGTACGCGTCGTGGACCGCGTCGGCAAGGGGATCCGCACGAGTCCCCGGGACGCCTTGATCGCGGCGTCGGTGCCCGCCGCCCAGCGGGGGCGCGCGTTCGGCTTCCACCGGGCCATGGATCATACGGGAGCGGTGATCGGGCCGCTCGTGGCGGCGGTGCTGCTCTCGCTCTGGTCGGCCGACCTGCGGAGGATCTTCGGCTGGGCTGCGCTTCCCGGGGGGCTAGCCGTGCTGGTGCTCCTCTTCGGCGCGCGAGAGGCGCCGGCGCCAAAGGCGAGCGGCGGGTCTGCGGGAACGGCGGACGAGCCTCTCGACGACCCTCCGGACGGGCTCGCGCTGGTGCGCCTGCTCGTGCCCATCGGGCTCTTTGGCCTCGGCAAGGCGAGCGACGTCTTCCTGCTGGTGAAGGCCAGCGCGACGCGGGCGCCGCTCCTCGAGCTGCCTTTGCTGTGGATGGTCTTTCACCTGGTGAAGGCGACGGTCTCGGTGCCGGGGGGGCAGCTCGCCGATCGGATCGGCGCGCGGGGGACCATCGTGCTCGGCTGGCTCGTGCACGCAACCGTGTTCGTGGCCTTCGCCTTCGCCGAGGCGCAGTGGATGATCTGGACCCTCTTCGTGGTGTACGGCGTGCACCACGGGCTCACCGAGGGGGCGGAGAAGGCGCTCGTGGCGAGCCTCGCCCGCACGCGGCGGGGCACGGCCTTCGGCTGGTATCACCTGACGGTGGGGTTGATCGCGCTGCCCGCGAGCGCGCTCTTCGGCCAGCTCTGGGACGGCTTCGGGCCGCGGGTGGCCTTCCTCGCGAGCGCGGGTCTGGCTGCGGCGGCCGTTCTCGCGCTCGTCACGCTGGTGCGGGTCCGGCGTCCTTGAGCCAGCTCGCGTGTTCCCGCGCGATGGTCACCACCGCATCGGCCCAGGCGTCGTGCGCGTTCAGCGACGAAACCAGCGTGAGCTCCTCGCCGCCGGCGGCGCGGAAAGTCTCGGCGCCGCGTAGGCCGAGCTCCTCGAGCGTCTCGAGGCAGTCGGCGACGAAGGCAGGGCTCAGCACGGCCAGGCGCCTCACCCCTTCCTTCGCGAGCGCGGTCAAGACCTCCTCGGTGTAGGGGCGGATCCAGACCTCGCGCCCGAGGCGGGACTGAAAGCTCACCACGCGCTGCTCGGGAGAAAGACCCAGTCGCTCGCCGAGGCGGGCCGCGGTGGCGAAGCACTGCGCGCGGTAGCAGCTCGCGTTTGCGGGGCCGAGCTCGGCGCAGCAGCGCGCGTCCTTCAGGCAGTGCGTGCCCGCGGGGTCGGCCTTGCGCAGGTGCCGTTCGGGCAGCCCGTGGAAGCTGAAGAGCACGCGTTCGGGTCGGGCGGCGTCGAGGACCGGGCGAGCCACGCCGGCGAAGGCCGAGATAAACGCGTCGTGGTCGTGGAAGGCCGGCACGACCTGTAGCGAGGGGATGGTCCACAGGCGGCCGAGGGCCTCGAAGACGGCCTGCAGCGAGGAGCCGGTGGTGGCCGAGGCGTGCTGCGGGTAGAGCGGAAAGACGACGATGCGGTCGATGCCGGACGCGGTGAGGCGCTCGAGGGCCGCCGGGATGGAGGGCTGCCCGTAGCGCATGGCGAGCTCCACCTGCACCGCCTCGCCGAGCCGCGCCTGCACCTTCGCGGCGAGATCCTGGCCGTGCACGAGGAGCGGCGAGCCACGTTCGGTCCAGATCGCGCGGTAGGCGTGGGCGGAGAGCTTCGGTCGGCGCGGCAGAATGAAGAGGTTCAGGATGAGCCAGCGCTTCCACGCGGGCAGGTCGAAGACGCGCGGGTCGGAGAGGAACTCCTTGAGATAGGCGCGGACGGCCGCGGGGTCGGGACGTTCCGGCGTGCCGAGGTTGACGAGCAGAAGGCCGACGCGAGGCATGGGGGGAGCGCTCCGGGTCAGGGGGCGGGTTTCGAAGGGGGCGGCGCGGTGTCCGACGGCGGGCCGGGCTCCAGGCGGTGGCCCGTGATGAGGCGCGCGCCGCGCTTGTAGGTCAGATAGGACCAGATCCAGGTGAAGAGCACGACCGCGCGATTGCGAAAGTCGACGAGAAAGAGGATGTGCACGAAGAGCCAGGTCAGCCAGGCCAGGAAGCCGCGCAGCTTGAGGCGCCCGACCTGCGCGACGGCGGCGCTGCGGCCGATGGTGGCCATGCTCCCCTTGTCCACGTAGCGGAAGTGCGGGCGCGGCTGCCCCTCGAGCGCGGCCAGGAGCGCGCGGGCCACGAAGCGGCCCTGCTGCAGCGCGACGGGAGCGAGACCCGGCAGCGGTGCGCCGTCCTGATGCAGGAAGGCGGCCATGTCGCCGATGGCGAAGACCTCCGGGTGTCCGGGGAGCGAGCAGTCGGGCTCCACGACCACGCGCTGGGCGCGGTCGAGCGGGACGCCGAGCTGGGCCACGAGCGGCGTCCCCGAGACGCCGGCGGCCCAGAGCACGGTGGCCGCGGGGAGGTGCTCGAGGTCGAGGTAGACGCCCGTCGCGTCGACCTCGCGGACGAGCGCGCCGGTGCGCACCTTCACGCCCAGGCGGTCGAGCTGCTCCACCGCGGCGTCCGCCAGTTCCTCGTCGAAGCTGGGCAGGATGCGCGGCCCGCCCTCGAGGAGGAGCACCTGCGCGGTCGTCGGGTCGACGCGGCGGAAGTCGCGGGCCAGCACGAAGCGGGCGAGCTCGCCGAGGGCGCCGGCGAGCTCCACCCCCGTCGGGCCGCCGCCGATCACGATGAAGGTCATGAGCTGGGCGCGGCGCGCGGGCTCCGGCTCGCGCTCGGCGGCCTCGAAGGCCAGGAGCACGCGGCGGCGGATCTCGACCGCGTCGTCGAGGTCCTTCAGCCCGAGGGCGAAGCGGCTCCACTCCGCGTGACCGAAGTAGTTGGTCTGCGCCCCGGTGGCGAGCACCAGATAGTCGTAGGGCAGGCTCCCCTGGGTCAGCCGCACGCGGCGCGCAAAGAGGTCCACGCCGCGCACCTCGTCGAGCAGCACGCGCGCGTTCTCCTGGCGCCGGAGCACGGAACGAATGGGGTAGCTGATATCGGCCGGCGAGATGCCCGCCATGGCCACCTGGTAGAGCAGCGGCTGGAAGAGGTGGTGGTTCGTGCGGTCGATGACCGTCACCTCCACGGGACGCCCCGCGAGCTCGCGCGCGGCGGTCAGCCCACCGAAGCCGCCGCCCACGATGACGACGCGGGGGAGTCGAGCGAGCGTCGGGCCGTGCGGGGGAGCGTGTGTCATGGAGCTGGCGCGACTGTAGCGCCGGAGCAGGCGCGAGTCGATCATGCGGCGTGGCCCGGTCATGCGGCGTGGCGCCGGGGAAGGGCATGGACCCCGACGGAAACCCGTGCCAGAGTCAGGTTACCCCCGAGCCGTAGCGCGCGCGGCGGGACCGAGCGATGCACGAGCACCACGGCCACGATCACGGTCACCATCACGAACCCGACGAGGAGCGGCACGATCCGAGCTGCCCGTCGGAGCAGCGGTGTGGGCACCTGCACGAGTCGGCGGGCGAGCCGCTCTTCGGCTGCGAGGGGCTGATCGTCGGGTTCGGGAGCACGGCGCTCCTGCCGGCGGTGGAGCTGACGCTGCGACACGGGGAGCTCTGCGCGGTGATCGGTCCGAACGGCTCGGGGAAGACCACGCTCGTGCGCACCCTGCTCGGGCTCCAGCCGCCGCTCCGCGGGCGACTGCGCACCTACTGCGAGGGGCGCTGCGACATGGCGTACATCCCGCAGCGCTCGGAGCTCGACCCCATCGTGCCGCTCCGTGCGCGCGACGTGGTGGCGATGGGCGTCGAGCGGGGGCAGAGCTTTCTGCGTCCGTGGCTGCCGCGGCAGGACCGGCTGCGCATCGACCACGCCATCGCGGAGATGGAGGTCGGTCACCTCGAGCGGCGGCTCTTTCGCGAGCTGAGCGAGGGGCAGAAGCAGCGGGTGCTGATGGCGCGGCTCATGGCCAGCCACCCCGAGCTGGCCCTTCTGGACGAGCCGACCGCCGCGATGGACCCGGTCGCGCAGCGGGCCACCTTCGAGCTCATCGACAAGCTGCGCCGCCAGCACGGCATGGCGGTGCTGATGGTCACGCACCACCTCGAGCCAGTGCGCGAACGGGCCGATCAGGTGCTCTTTCTCGACGGCGACCGGCAGGTCGTGCTCGTGGGGCCGCCGGCGGAGGTCTTCGCCCATCCGGCCTTCGAAGCCCGCTACGGCCAGGTCGGAGCGCCGGTGGCGTAGAAGACCAGCGTGCCCCCTCTCGACAGCGCACCGACCTGGGACAAGTTCATTGCGGGCCTGCCGGTCCTGCTCGACCCGATCCTGTGCGCGGCGGCGGCGGGGCTCGTCCTCGGGCTGATCGGCGTGTACGTCGTCCTGCGGCGCATGGTCTTCGTCTCGGCGGCGATCACGCACGCGGCGGGCCTCGGCGTGGCGCTCTCCTTCTACGTGCAGATCCATCTCGGGTTGGGAGCGCTCGCGCACCCGGTGGTGGGGGCCTTCGTCTGCGGGATCCTGGCCACGCTCCTGCTCCTGCGCGACCCGGCGCGGCTCCGGCTCACGCGCGAGAGCCTGCTCGGCCTGGTGTTCATCGGGGCCGCGGGGGCGACGCTGCTCGTGGGCTCGCGCATCTCGCAGGAGAGCCACGACATCAACGCGATCCTCTTCGGCTCGGCGGTGCTGGTGAGCGCGGCGGACCTCTACACCACGCTCGTCGTGGGGGGGATCGTGCTCGCGGGACACCTGTGGCTGCGGCGCGCCTTCGTCTACGTGAGCTTCGACAAGGAGAGCGCGCGGGTGCACCAGCTCCCGGTGCGCACGCTCGAGACGGCGCTGCTCGTCAGCGTGGGGCTGATGGTCTCGGTGACCACGCGGGCGCTCGGCGCGATGCCGGTCTTCGCCTTCAACGTGCTGCCGGCGATGGGGGCCCTCGCGCTCTGCCGGCGGGTCGAGACGGCCTTCGTGGCGGCGGGCCTCTTTGGCCTGCTCTCGGGGGCGGCGGGCTACGTGGCGTCGTACTTCTTCCGCCTCCCCGTCGGGGCGAGCCAGACGGTGACGGCGGCGCTGCTCGCGCTCCTGGCGATGGGGGTCAGGTTCGTGCGCCGGTAGCGTCGGGCCGCCTGGTGAGCCGCGCGAAGAGCGCGTCGATCTCCCGCCGGAGGCTCGTGGGGAAACCCGTGCTACGCGGCTCGGCCAGCGCGCAGGTGCCTTTCACCGCATTCACGAGCAGGAGCGCGTTCGAGTCGCCGGGGATCACCCCTTCGCGGGCCGACAGGTGGTCGCGGAGCGCCGCCTCTGCGGTGGAGAGGACGCGGGGACGCCCTCGGGAGGCGACGAGGAGGGTCGCACCGTCGAAGTGGAGCACCGCGGCGGTGCACGACTCGTAGAGCTCGCGCCCGTCGGCGGATGTGAGGAGGGTGGCCACCCCCGGCTGGCGGACGGCCTCGTACGGCCCCGGCTGGGCAGGCTTCGGAAAGGCGACGCTGCGATCCGCGACGGGGGAGGGCAGGCTTCGCGTGGGGATGCCGTCGTAGAGGCGCGAGGCCGGGCGCTCCTCCACGCGCAGGCCCGCCTCCCCGTCGGTGAAGACGGCCCAGTTGCCGGGCGCGGCAGTCGCGGCGAAGCGATCGAAGGCCGCACGCGCCTCGTGGTCCTCGTGGTCCTCGTCGTCCCCGGCGAGGCCGAGGCGCGCCAGGTGGTAGTCGAGGAGGACGACGCCGGCGTCGGTGAGTCTCAGGACCGTGTAGGGCAACGGAGCGCTCCTAGCTTGACGTGGAGCTCGTCGAGCTCCGCGCGGGGATCGGAATCGTAGACGATGCCGCCGCCCACACCGTAGATCCAGCCGGCGGGGGTCTTCTCGGCGGTGCGGATGAGCAGGCTGAAGGTCGAGCGGTCGTCGGTGACGAGGCCGAGCGCGCCGCAGTACGCGCCGCGGGGAGTGCTCTCGAGCGCGCGGATGAGGCGCAGGGCGGCGGTCTTGGGGGCGCCGCTCACCGAGCCGCCGGGGTGGAGCGCCGAGAGGACCTCGAGCGGGGTCATCCCGTCAGCCAGCGTGCCCACCACGTCGCTCACGGTCTGGAGCGCATACGGGAGCTCGAGGACGCGGCGCGCGTGCTCGACACGCACCGAGCGGGGTTGGCAGATGGGGACCAGGTCGTTGCGCAGGAGGTCGGTGATCATCGCGAGCTCGGCGCGGTCCTTCTCGCTC from the Deltaproteobacteria bacterium genome contains:
- a CDS encoding class I SAM-dependent methyltransferase — encoded protein: MPSRWKSISFTAHYTGQVWVRAGISGSEAFDTALGRLLRGASVPVFALGRRLGYPSLEELMLQRHRMIDALVEELAPAQLVELAAGLSPRATALAARRGIPCLEADLPDMVALKRELLGERRPAGHQLAALDLLASRDYAADLGTALVARAPTVVVTEGLITYFSLAQQEGIFARVAALLRHCGGGTYLAEAYHRELEAGLGVAARVVRWGVHTLSRTPEATQIPNSATGVAMLRRAGFDRVALHRPADWTARLGLPPPSVEAGLVVYAASVS
- a CDS encoding glucose-6-phosphate isomerase, producing MSKTVALYEYAENGSIVRQRQRGAGERQPYGAPAFAEQNRVTLDLTYLLEAPGDPHPVTRAELDAMVPEVLAVHRALTEGRGNFRDGDVPMLGWLHLPERLSAEHLEHIQSVAADLSSRIDAYVSLGIGGSYLGVEATVQALSHTHFNRLSREERGNAPEIHFLGQNMDPDHFRDTLDLLRGKRVGINVISKSGTTTETALAFRVLRRLLENIHGDQARDFILVTTDAKKGALRLLAEQKKYATFEVPDDIGGRFSILSDVGLVGIALAGIDIGEFVAGFAVMKQRTDVDDFWANPALVHAAARTLCHRKGKKVEVVATNSTALYHVARFMEQLFPESEGHDGHGMWVSPALYSEKLHANGQMVQQGERNILETFLRLEEHNSSVSIPVDPQDLDGFNFLPAAGHDLAYINQLVVDGPAYAHYLGGTPNMTLNVPRRNAYCLGQLYFLLERSVAVSGALLGHNPFVQPGVVAYKNAIFALAGKPGHEMEGQAIRDALAAKPRLVVG
- a CDS encoding MFS transporter, whose protein sequence is MNEQQPESVASAAPSATAWRSRNVVTLGTASLCTDVASEMVMPLLPTFLQRELGGGPAVLGRIEGTADAVSSVLKLFAGRWADRLGRNVPLIVAGYLIASAARPLVALARVPWHVLAVRVVDRVGKGIRTSPRDALIAASVPAAQRGRAFGFHRAMDHTGAVIGPLVAAVLLSLWSADLRRIFGWAALPGGLAVLVLLFGAREAPAPKASGGSAGTADEPLDDPPDGLALVRLLVPIGLFGLGKASDVFLLVKASATRAPLLELPLLWMVFHLVKATVSVPGGQLADRIGARGTIVLGWLVHATVFVAFAFAEAQWMIWTLFVVYGVHHGLTEGAEKALVASLARTRRGTAFGWYHLTVGLIALPASALFGQLWDGFGPRVAFLASAGLAAAAVLALVTLVRVRRP
- the hemH gene encoding ferrochelatase codes for the protein MPRVGLLLVNLGTPERPDPAAVRAYLKEFLSDPRVFDLPAWKRWLILNLFILPRRPKLSAHAYRAIWTERGSPLLVHGQDLAAKVQARLGEAVQVELAMRYGQPSIPAALERLTASGIDRIVVFPLYPQHASATTGSSLQAVFEALGRLWTIPSLQVVPAFHDHDAFISAFAGVARPVLDAARPERVLFSFHGLPERHLRKADPAGTHCLKDARCCAELGPANASCYRAQCFATAARLGERLGLSPEQRVVSFQSRLGREVWIRPYTEEVLTALAKEGVRRLAVLSPAFVADCLETLEELGLRGAETFRAAGGEELTLVSSLNAHDAWADAVVTIAREHASWLKDAGPAPA
- a CDS encoding NAD(P)/FAD-dependent oxidoreductase; this translates as MTHAPPHGPTLARLPRVVIVGGGFGGLTAARELAGRPVEVTVIDRTNHHLFQPLLYQVAMAGISPADISYPIRSVLRRQENARVLLDEVRGVDLFARRVRLTQGSLPYDYLVLATGAQTNYFGHAEWSRFALGLKDLDDAVEIRRRVLLAFEAAEREPEPARRAQLMTFIVIGGGPTGVELAGALGELARFVLARDFRRVDPTTAQVLLLEGGPRILPSFDEELADAAVEQLDRLGVKVRTGALVREVDATGVYLDLEHLPAATVLWAAGVSGTPLVAQLGVPLDRAQRVVVEPDCSLPGHPEVFAIGDMAAFLHQDGAPLPGLAPVALQQGRFVARALLAALEGQPRPHFRYVDKGSMATIGRSAAVAQVGRLKLRGFLAWLTWLFVHILFLVDFRNRAVVLFTWIWSYLTYKRGARLITGHRLEPGPPSDTAPPPSKPAP
- a CDS encoding metal ABC transporter ATP-binding protein — translated: MHEHHGHDHGHHHEPDEERHDPSCPSEQRCGHLHESAGEPLFGCEGLIVGFGSTALLPAVELTLRHGELCAVIGPNGSGKTTLVRTLLGLQPPLRGRLRTYCEGRCDMAYIPQRSELDPIVPLRARDVVAMGVERGQSFLRPWLPRQDRLRIDHAIAEMEVGHLERRLFRELSEGQKQRVLMARLMASHPELALLDEPTAAMDPVAQRATFELIDKLRRQHGMAVLMVTHHLEPVRERADQVLFLDGDRQVVLVGPPAEVFAHPAFEARYGQVGAPVA
- a CDS encoding metal ABC transporter permease, which encodes MPPLDSAPTWDKFIAGLPVLLDPILCAAAAGLVLGLIGVYVVLRRMVFVSAAITHAAGLGVALSFYVQIHLGLGALAHPVVGAFVCGILATLLLLRDPARLRLTRESLLGLVFIGAAGATLLVGSRISQESHDINAILFGSAVLVSAADLYTTLVVGGIVLAGHLWLRRAFVYVSFDKESARVHQLPVRTLETALLVSVGLMVSVTTRALGAMPVFAFNVLPAMGALALCRRVETAFVAAGLFGLLSGAAGYVASYFFRLPVGASQTVTAALLALLAMGVRFVRR